A window of the bacterium genome harbors these coding sequences:
- a CDS encoding acyl-CoA dehydrogenase family protein: MNVDPEVADELVATIAAWVDREVVPTASRFEHADEFPEAMFTRMCDFGLFGATIAPNYGGLGLDALTYARIVEELSRGWMSLAGILNTHMLSVAMISRFGTPEQQARFLPRMVDGSLRAAFSLSEPDAGSDTRNIRCRAVPDGDEWLVNGTKMWVTNGMRAGLVMLLARTPDDRITCFIVEKAPGPADGGLTISRKIDKLGYKGVETVEMSYVDHRVPDANMLGGPEGLGKGLRYALAALELGRVNIAARAVGVAQAAYDAAMAYAQERHTFGKPIFEHQAVRFMLAEMATKLHAARLLTYDAARRYDEGQRIDLEAGMAKLFASEAAYEIATDAMRIHGGYGYTTEYPVERYYRDVPLMIIGEGTNEIQKLVIARQLLARWLEKN; this comes from the coding sequence GTGAACGTGGATCCCGAGGTGGCCGACGAACTCGTCGCCACCATTGCAGCCTGGGTGGACCGGGAAGTGGTCCCGACGGCGAGCCGATTCGAGCACGCCGACGAGTTCCCCGAGGCCATGTTCACCCGGATGTGCGACTTCGGCCTCTTCGGCGCCACGATCGCCCCGAACTACGGCGGCCTCGGACTCGACGCCCTGACCTACGCCCGCATCGTTGAGGAGTTGTCCCGGGGTTGGATGTCCCTCGCGGGAATCCTCAACACCCACATGCTGTCCGTGGCCATGATCAGCCGCTTCGGAACTCCCGAGCAGCAGGCACGGTTCCTGCCCCGCATGGTGGACGGCTCGCTGCGGGCCGCCTTCTCGCTGTCGGAGCCCGACGCCGGCAGCGACACCCGGAACATCCGCTGCCGGGCCGTCCCCGACGGCGACGAGTGGCTCGTGAACGGCACCAAGATGTGGGTCACCAACGGCATGCGCGCCGGGCTCGTGATGCTGCTGGCGCGGACCCCCGACGACCGGATCACCTGCTTCATCGTGGAGAAGGCCCCGGGCCCGGCTGACGGGGGGCTGACAATCAGCCGCAAGATCGACAAGCTGGGCTACAAGGGCGTCGAGACGGTGGAGATGTCCTACGTCGACCACCGTGTGCCCGACGCCAACATGCTCGGCGGCCCCGAGGGTCTGGGCAAGGGTCTGCGCTACGCGCTCGCCGCCCTCGAGCTGGGAAGGGTGAACATCGCCGCCCGCGCCGTGGGCGTGGCACAGGCGGCATACGACGCCGCCATGGCCTACGCCCAGGAGCGTCATACGTTCGGCAAGCCCATCTTCGAGCACCAGGCCGTGCGGTTCATGCTGGCGGAGATGGCGACCAAGCTGCATGCCGCCCGACTACTTACCTACGACGCCGCCCGGCGTTACGACGAGGGGCAGCGCATCGACCTCGAGGCGGGCATGGCCAAGCTCTTCGCCTCCGAGGCCGCCTACGAGATCGCCACCGACGCCATGCGCATCCACGGTGGTTACGGTTACACCACCGAGTACCCCGTGGAGCGCTACTACCGGGACGTCCCGCTGATGATCATCGGCGAGGGCACCAACGAGATCCAGAAACTCGTCATCGCCCGCCAGCTCCTAGCCCGCTGGCTGGAGAAGAACTAG
- a CDS encoding ABC transporter ATP-binding protein: MAEPLLEIASLDVGYGQAQVLHGVDLQVGQEAVSVIGRNGMGKTTLCNAIMGLLPVMGGSIRFRGADLVGLPPYKIAASGIGYVPQGRRLFTSLTVDEHLAMLARDARGKRWTPTEVYELFPRLAERKKLSATSLSGGEQQMLAIGRALLLNADLMLMDEPSEGLAPTIVEQLVATSRRLVSEGIAILLVEQNLSVATAVSDRQVVMVSGHIETEISSQELLDDPDAQRRYLGVESLEDTEA, from the coding sequence ATGGCTGAGCCGCTGCTGGAGATCGCGAGCCTCGACGTGGGCTACGGGCAGGCCCAGGTTCTCCACGGGGTGGACCTGCAGGTGGGTCAGGAGGCCGTGTCGGTCATCGGTCGCAACGGGATGGGCAAGACGACGCTCTGCAACGCCATCATGGGTCTGCTGCCCGTCATGGGTGGCTCCATCCGCTTCCGCGGCGCCGATTTGGTCGGTTTGCCGCCGTACAAGATCGCTGCCTCCGGTATCGGCTACGTGCCGCAGGGCCGCCGGCTGTTCACGTCACTCACCGTGGACGAGCACTTGGCGATGCTTGCCCGCGACGCGCGCGGCAAGCGCTGGACGCCCACGGAGGTCTACGAGCTCTTCCCCCGGCTGGCGGAGCGCAAGAAGCTCAGCGCCACGAGCCTCTCCGGCGGTGAGCAGCAGATGCTGGCCATCGGCCGGGCGCTGCTGCTGAACGCCGATCTGATGCTCATGGACGAACCGTCCGAGGGTCTGGCGCCCACGATTGTGGAGCAGTTGGTGGCCACCTCCCGCCGCCTTGTGAGCGAGGGGATCGCGATCCTGCTTGTGGAGCAGAACCTGAGCGTGGCGACGGCCGTCTCGGATCGTCAGGTGGTGATGGTCTCGGGGCACATCGAGACGGAGATCAGTTCGCAGGAACTGCTGGACGATCCCGACGCCCAGCGCCGCTATCTCGGTGTGGAATCGCTGGAGGACACCGAGGCCTGA
- a CDS encoding indolepyruvate ferredoxin oxidoreductase family protein codes for MDPTTNPATSGDPSVGTPAYRLDDRYLRDEGRVFASGVQILARLPFEQLRRDRAAGHDTAAFVCGYPGSPLATLDMEATRVAGLAEAAGLQLVHQPGLNEELAAAAVMGSQLVAGFSDATKDGVLGVWYGKAPGLDRACDAMRHAVLTGTSPLGGAVMLVGDDPYAKSSTVGSSSEGTLAALRMPFLVPGDPQEALDLGRHAIALSRSCGVVTALRIVAGVADGTGSVDLGGDGWGAANGRGGGTAAPYRLPVLPGHDGPPEPYRHRPDGNLMPPYTNDIERDLVEVRLELARSYGSRNGLNRLTTPDGPARVGIVASGNCYHEMLEALRLLGLPSIGDIAGAGIRLAKFSLPYPLEGAFVRSFAAGLSEVIVLEEKDPHLELFVKDALYPLADRPAVVGKRDDRGEPLLARHAGLDADALTGPLHARLSAHLSDDRLGPPPAAPRRGQSLPVGARRTPYFCSGCPHNSSTRVPDGSLVGVGIGCHGMVSLMEPERVGQWSSVCSMGAEGATWVGMSPFTERAHSIQNLGDGTYAHSGQLGIQFAVAAGVNITFKLLYNGAVAMTGGQDPTGIVGVPEMARILLAQGVRQVLITTEDLGRYKRVTLPTGVEVWDRKRLIEAQEKLRDVEGVTVLIHDQFCAAELRRARRRGQRPTPKTRVLINERVCEGCGDCGDVSNCLSVQPVDTPYGRKTKIDQTTCNFDYSCIDGDCPSFATVRSARAGRQRRIARKRAAATPALAERVRPQPPDEIAEPAAAGPGNMTVRMAGIGGTGVVTASHLLGTAALLSGRHVQGLDQTGLSQKAGPVLSDVRISAEEPIASNKATEGMVDLYLAFDLLTAAAPGGLSGASAERTLVVASVTPTSTGQMVVHPEQGYPRTEELRSVVDATSRAGENRWVDAGAITRRLFGNTTSANVFLIGVAYQCGALPITAASFESAVDLNGVAAERNREAFRWGRQWVIDPAGVELAAANAALIGVSPPPDDDAEGSQIDSGDALAPPVRRLLDPLAARTGLGDLLEMLSADLTTYQSPGYAEEFLRFVAEVADAEEDLVGWDLTETVARSLHKLMAYKDEYEVARLLLEPAAATQAESIAGPGARLVWHLHPPFLRALGVSRKLRLGRWARPLLVGLRAAKRLRGTPLDLFGYARVRRCERRLPDEYRAAIRGLLGTLDAINRDEAVEIADLVDQIRGYEDLKMSRVATYREELSGRVKSFCEAVPAGTSA; via the coding sequence ATAGACCCCACGACGAACCCGGCGACATCTGGTGACCCGAGCGTAGGGACCCCGGCGTACCGCCTCGACGACCGGTACCTGCGCGACGAGGGCAGGGTCTTCGCCTCGGGCGTGCAGATCCTGGCCAGGCTGCCGTTCGAGCAGTTGCGCCGCGACCGCGCAGCCGGCCACGACACCGCCGCCTTCGTCTGCGGCTACCCGGGGTCGCCCCTGGCCACCCTCGACATGGAGGCCACCCGGGTGGCCGGGCTGGCCGAGGCCGCCGGGCTGCAGCTCGTCCACCAGCCCGGTCTCAACGAGGAACTGGCCGCGGCCGCGGTCATGGGCAGCCAACTCGTGGCAGGGTTCAGCGATGCCACCAAGGACGGGGTCCTGGGCGTGTGGTACGGCAAGGCCCCGGGGTTGGACCGGGCCTGTGACGCCATGCGCCACGCCGTGCTGACCGGGACGTCGCCGCTCGGCGGGGCGGTGATGCTGGTCGGCGACGACCCCTACGCCAAGTCCTCCACCGTCGGCAGTTCCTCCGAGGGCACCCTGGCGGCGCTGCGCATGCCCTTCCTGGTGCCCGGCGACCCGCAGGAGGCGCTCGACTTGGGGCGCCACGCCATCGCCCTGTCCCGGTCGTGCGGGGTGGTGACGGCGTTGCGGATCGTGGCCGGCGTCGCCGACGGCACCGGCTCGGTGGATCTGGGGGGCGACGGCTGGGGAGCAGCCAACGGCCGCGGCGGCGGCACCGCCGCGCCCTACCGCCTGCCCGTGCTGCCCGGTCACGACGGCCCACCCGAGCCGTACCGCCACCGGCCCGACGGCAACCTCATGCCCCCGTACACCAACGACATCGAGCGGGACCTCGTCGAGGTTCGTCTGGAGCTGGCCCGCAGCTACGGGTCCCGCAACGGGCTGAACCGCCTCACCACCCCCGATGGCCCCGCGCGGGTGGGGATCGTCGCCTCCGGGAACTGCTACCACGAGATGCTGGAGGCGCTGCGCCTGCTGGGCCTTCCCAGCATCGGTGACATCGCCGGCGCCGGCATCCGCCTGGCGAAGTTCTCGCTCCCCTACCCGCTGGAGGGCGCCTTCGTGCGGAGCTTCGCCGCCGGGCTCTCCGAGGTGATCGTGCTGGAGGAGAAGGACCCGCACCTGGAGCTGTTCGTGAAGGACGCCCTGTACCCGCTGGCCGACCGGCCCGCCGTGGTGGGCAAGCGGGACGACCGGGGCGAGCCGCTGCTGGCCCGCCACGCCGGCCTCGACGCCGACGCGCTCACCGGCCCGCTGCATGCACGGCTCTCCGCGCACCTCAGCGATGACCGCCTCGGCCCGCCGCCGGCGGCGCCGCGCCGCGGACAGTCGCTGCCCGTCGGTGCCCGCCGCACTCCCTACTTCTGCTCGGGCTGCCCGCACAACTCCAGCACCCGGGTCCCCGACGGCTCGCTGGTGGGCGTCGGAATCGGCTGCCACGGCATGGTCTCGCTCATGGAACCCGAGCGGGTGGGCCAGTGGAGTTCGGTGTGCTCGATGGGCGCCGAGGGCGCCACCTGGGTGGGCATGTCGCCGTTCACCGAGCGGGCCCATTCCATCCAGAACCTCGGCGACGGCACCTACGCCCACTCCGGCCAGTTGGGCATCCAATTCGCCGTGGCGGCCGGGGTGAACATCACGTTCAAGCTGCTGTACAACGGCGCCGTGGCCATGACCGGCGGGCAGGATCCAACCGGCATCGTGGGCGTCCCGGAGATGGCCAGGATCCTGCTTGCCCAGGGTGTGCGTCAGGTCCTGATCACCACCGAGGATCTCGGCCGCTACAAGCGCGTCACGTTGCCGACCGGCGTCGAGGTCTGGGACCGCAAGCGCCTGATCGAAGCGCAGGAGAAGCTGCGCGACGTCGAAGGCGTGACCGTCCTGATCCACGACCAGTTCTGTGCCGCCGAGCTGCGCCGGGCCCGCCGCCGCGGCCAGCGACCCACGCCCAAGACCCGGGTGCTCATCAACGAGCGGGTCTGCGAGGGCTGCGGCGACTGCGGCGACGTGAGCAACTGCCTGTCGGTGCAGCCGGTCGACACGCCTTACGGCCGGAAGACCAAGATCGACCAGACGACGTGCAACTTCGACTACTCCTGCATCGACGGTGACTGCCCCTCCTTCGCCACGGTGCGCTCCGCTCGCGCCGGCCGCCAACGCCGCATCGCACGCAAGAGGGCCGCGGCCACGCCGGCGCTGGCTGAGCGAGTCCGGCCCCAGCCACCGGACGAGATCGCCGAGCCGGCAGCCGCGGGACCCGGGAACATGACCGTGCGGATGGCAGGAATCGGCGGCACCGGCGTCGTGACCGCCTCGCACCTGCTGGGAACCGCTGCCCTGCTGAGCGGGCGGCACGTGCAGGGACTCGACCAGACCGGGCTGTCGCAGAAAGCGGGCCCCGTACTGAGCGACGTGCGCATCAGCGCGGAGGAGCCGATCGCCTCCAACAAGGCCACGGAGGGGATGGTGGACCTCTACCTGGCCTTCGACCTGCTCACCGCCGCCGCCCCGGGGGGACTGTCGGGCGCCTCTGCCGAGCGCACCCTGGTGGTGGCCTCGGTCACACCCACCAGCACGGGCCAGATGGTTGTGCACCCCGAGCAGGGCTATCCCAGAACCGAAGAGTTGCGGTCGGTCGTCGACGCCACCTCGCGGGCAGGTGAGAACCGCTGGGTGGACGCGGGCGCCATCACGCGGCGCCTCTTCGGCAACACCACGTCGGCCAACGTGTTCCTGATCGGCGTGGCCTACCAGTGCGGGGCGCTGCCGATAACCGCCGCTTCGTTCGAGTCCGCCGTCGACCTGAACGGCGTGGCCGCCGAGCGCAACCGTGAGGCCTTCCGCTGGGGCCGGCAATGGGTGATCGATCCCGCCGGCGTGGAGTTGGCCGCCGCGAACGCCGCCTTGATCGGGGTCAGCCCGCCCCCCGACGACGACGCCGAGGGATCCCAGATCGACAGCGGGGACGCCCTCGCACCGCCGGTCCGCCGGCTCCTGGATCCACTTGCCGCACGCACCGGCCTCGGCGATCTGCTGGAGATGCTTTCCGCCGACCTGACTACCTACCAGTCGCCGGGCTATGCCGAGGAATTCCTGCGCTTCGTGGCCGAGGTGGCCGACGCCGAGGAGGACCTCGTCGGCTGGGACCTCACAGAGACGGTGGCGCGCAGCCTGCACAAGCTGATGGCCTACAAGGACGAGTACGAGGTGGCCCGGCTGTTGCTCGAGCCGGCCGCGGCGACACAGGCCGAGTCGATCGCGGGCCCCGGCGCCCGACTCGTCTGGCACCTGCACCCCCCGTTCCTCCGTGCACTCGGCGTGTCCCGCAAACTGAGACTGGGACGCTGGGCCCGCCCCTTGCTGGTCGGGCTCCGGGCTGCCAAGCGGTTGCGCGGCACACCTTTGGACCTCTTCGGCTACGCCCGGGTGCGTCGCTGCGAGCGCCGGCTGCCCGACGAGTACCGCGCGGCGATCCGGGGGCTGCTGGGCACGCTTGACGCCATCAACCGGGACGAAGCGGTCGAGATCGCCGATCTGGTCGATCAGATCCGCGGCTACGAGGACCTCAAGATGAGCCGCGTGGCGACCTACCGGGAGGAGTTGAGCGGGCGGGTGAAGAGCTTCTGCGAAGCGGTTCCGGCAGGGACCAGCGCCTAG
- a CDS encoding type II toxin-antitoxin system prevent-host-death family antitoxin — MVSVGVHEAKTTLSRLLRRASAGEDVVITRGGEPVARLVPVEQSGRRELGQDIGVFEYPEDFNEPLPAALLGAFEGESA, encoded by the coding sequence ATGGTCAGCGTCGGCGTGCATGAGGCCAAGACGACGCTTTCAAGACTGCTGCGTCGTGCCAGCGCGGGTGAGGACGTCGTGATCACCCGCGGCGGTGAGCCGGTTGCGCGGCTCGTCCCGGTCGAACAATCGGGACGGAGAGAGTTGGGGCAGGACATCGGTGTCTTTGAGTACCCGGAGGACTTCAACGAGCCGCTGCCAGCGGCTCTGCTCGGTGCCTTCGAGGGTGAGAGCGCGTGA
- a CDS encoding type II toxin-antitoxin system VapC family toxin, protein MRVLIDTCVFLWMRMAPDRLAPKVRETLVDRGNDVLFSAVSSWEIAIKYTVGRLALPEEPDVFVSERIASSGLTPLAVEHSHALRVASLPMHHRDPFDRLLIAQAVELQVPVITDDRQFDLYGIDVISAVPRPVA, encoded by the coding sequence GTGAGGGTACTGATCGACACATGCGTGTTCCTATGGATGAGGATGGCACCGGATCGACTCGCCCCGAAGGTGCGCGAGACCCTTGTGGACAGAGGAAACGATGTCCTGTTTTCGGCCGTGTCCTCCTGGGAGATCGCAATCAAGTACACGGTGGGGCGCCTCGCGTTGCCCGAAGAGCCTGACGTCTTTGTCTCCGAGCGGATTGCCTCGAGCGGGCTCACGCCACTCGCCGTCGAGCATTCCCACGCCCTCCGGGTTGCCTCGCTGCCGATGCACCACCGAGATCCGTTCGACCGCCTGCTGATTGCCCAGGCGGTTGAGTTGCAGGTGCCGGTCATCACCGACGATCGGCAGTTCGACCTGTACGGGATCGACGTGATCTCGGCTGTGCCCCGGCCGGTCGCTTAG
- a CDS encoding ABC transporter ATP-binding protein, translated as MTTTAANGAPVLRLRDLSMSFGGVHALSGIDIDVAQGERLVILGPNGAGKTTLFNVVAGDLRPTAGTVEIDGLNVEELPARRRPQLGMSRTYQRSRLFAGLTVEENLYLAVLGKEGRRFRLRMGRRDAAYRDRARRAAANVWLEGRLDTLTSDLSHGEQRQLELGLATVTEPRVLMLDEPASGLSRGERERLTELLISLERAVTLLLIDHDMDVALRVAERVVVMHDGIKITEGTPDEIRANPQVHDIYLGRGIEHG; from the coding sequence ATGACGACGACGGCAGCGAACGGAGCACCTGTGCTGCGGCTGCGGGACCTCAGCATGTCCTTCGGTGGCGTCCACGCCCTGAGCGGCATCGACATCGATGTCGCTCAGGGCGAACGCCTCGTCATCCTCGGGCCCAACGGGGCCGGCAAGACGACGCTGTTCAACGTCGTGGCCGGAGACCTGCGGCCCACCGCCGGTACCGTCGAGATCGACGGTCTGAATGTGGAGGAGTTGCCGGCCCGGCGGCGCCCGCAACTCGGTATGTCCCGCACCTACCAGCGCTCCCGCCTCTTCGCCGGCCTCACGGTGGAGGAGAACCTCTATCTCGCCGTCCTCGGCAAGGAGGGCCGGCGCTTCCGTCTCCGGATGGGGCGCCGGGACGCCGCCTACCGCGACCGCGCCCGGCGCGCTGCGGCCAACGTCTGGCTTGAGGGGCGCCTCGACACGCTGACCTCCGACCTGTCCCACGGTGAGCAGCGCCAGTTGGAACTGGGCCTCGCCACGGTCACCGAGCCCCGCGTGCTGATGCTCGACGAGCCGGCGTCGGGGCTGTCACGCGGTGAGCGTGAGCGGCTCACCGAATTGCTGATCTCGCTGGAACGAGCGGTGACGCTGCTGCTCATCGACCATGACATGGACGTGGCGCTGAGGGTTGCCGAGCGCGTGGTCGTGATGCACGACGGCATCAAGATCACCGAGGGAACGCCCGACGAGATCCGCGCCAACCCGCAGGTGCACGACATCTACCTCGGGCGGGGGATCGAACATGGCTGA